A section of the Chryseobacterium ginsenosidimutans genome encodes:
- a CDS encoding beta-ketoacyl-ACP synthase III has product MYDVFITKASKYLPNEPVSNDEMETYLGYINGARSKAKSIILRNNKITTRYYALDKEGNPTHTNAQLTAKAIEGLFDEHFKKEDMKLLSVGTTSPDQIQPSHASMVHGELNIGKSIEINTATGLCNSGMNALNYGFLSIKAGVQEAAVCAGSERMSAWMTADKFNHEAENLILLEERPIIAFKREFLRWMLSDGAGAFLLENKPRENETNLKVDWIDFYSYAHEIEACMYSGCEKQEDGSLKSWADYPSDEWLKQSIFALKQDTKILDKYILVKGAESLRSSFDKHNLDPESIDHVLAHISSGYFKEGLKDEFANVGLDFPWEKWFYNLSEIGNIGAGSIFVALEELMNSGKLKKGEKVLLCVPESGRFAYSCALLTVC; this is encoded by the coding sequence ATGTACGACGTATTTATAACAAAAGCATCAAAATACTTACCCAATGAGCCTGTTTCTAATGACGAAATGGAAACGTATCTTGGTTATATAAATGGCGCGAGATCTAAAGCAAAGTCAATTATTTTAAGAAATAACAAGATCACGACAAGATATTATGCTTTAGACAAGGAAGGAAATCCTACCCATACTAATGCACAATTAACGGCAAAAGCAATTGAGGGACTTTTTGATGAACATTTCAAAAAAGAAGACATGAAATTACTGTCCGTAGGTACAACTTCTCCGGATCAGATCCAGCCTTCACACGCTTCAATGGTTCATGGTGAGCTAAACATCGGGAAATCTATTGAAATTAATACCGCCACAGGACTTTGTAATTCCGGGATGAATGCTCTGAACTACGGATTCCTATCCATTAAAGCCGGAGTTCAGGAAGCTGCTGTTTGTGCAGGTTCCGAGAGAATGTCTGCTTGGATGACGGCTGATAAATTCAACCATGAAGCAGAAAACTTAATTTTATTAGAAGAAAGACCAATTATTGCTTTCAAAAGAGAATTCCTGAGATGGATGCTTTCTGACGGAGCAGGTGCTTTTTTATTAGAAAATAAACCGAGAGAAAACGAAACCAATTTAAAAGTAGATTGGATCGATTTTTATTCTTATGCTCACGAGATCGAAGCTTGTATGTATTCAGGTTGCGAAAAACAGGAAGACGGAAGCCTTAAATCCTGGGCAGATTATCCATCTGATGAATGGCTGAAGCAATCTATCTTTGCTTTAAAGCAAGACACTAAAATTTTAGATAAATACATTCTGGTAAAAGGTGCTGAAAGTTTAAGATCATCTTTCGACAAACACAATCTGGATCCCGAATCTATAGACCACGTGTTGGCTCATATCTCTTCAGGTTATTTTAAAGAAGGATTAAAAGACGAGTTTGCAAATGTAGGATTGGATTTTCCTTGGGAAAAATGGTTCTACAACCTTTCGGAAATCGGAAATATCGGTGCAGGTTCTATTTTTGTGGCTCTGGAAGAATTAATGAATTCCGGAAAGCTGAAAAAAGGAGAAAAAGTACTTCTTTGCGTTCCCGAAAGTGGAAGATTCGCTTATTCTTGCGCTTTATTAACGGTTTGCTAA
- a CDS encoding dialkylrecorsinol condensing enzyme DarA, translating into MKKNILVIYYSQTGQLEDIVRNVAQPFEEKKDEYNVTYYNIKLKKDFPFPWSNDVFFNTFPESYLQIPSEILPPSEDVLNKKYDLIIFGYQVWYLTPSIPIISFLKSGYAEKILKDTPVVTISATRNMWMLSQEKLKVYLKDLKTRLVGNIALVDRHDNYTSVLTILRWLTTGQKEKSGILPAAGVSQEEIIGSVKYGQVIEKHLSGNTLQNLQPELVKNGAIEIRPFLVRVEKVGNKIFTIWSNLIMKKKEKRPLLIKFFKVYLMAAIWVISPIVLVLHLLTTPFFWFKRKKQREYLQGINLK; encoded by the coding sequence ATGAAAAAAAATATACTCGTTATATATTATTCACAAACCGGACAATTGGAAGATATTGTAAGGAATGTTGCACAGCCTTTTGAAGAAAAAAAGGACGAGTATAACGTTACCTATTATAATATCAAGTTAAAGAAAGATTTTCCCTTTCCTTGGTCGAATGATGTTTTTTTCAACACATTCCCGGAATCTTATCTTCAGATTCCGAGTGAAATTCTTCCACCATCAGAAGATGTGTTAAATAAAAAATACGATCTTATTATATTTGGATATCAGGTTTGGTATTTAACGCCGTCTATCCCGATTATCTCATTTCTGAAAAGCGGTTATGCCGAAAAAATACTGAAAGACACTCCGGTTGTTACTATTTCTGCAACAAGAAATATGTGGATGCTCTCACAGGAAAAATTGAAAGTATATTTAAAAGATTTAAAAACCAGACTTGTAGGTAACATAGCTTTGGTAGACAGACACGACAATTACACAAGTGTATTGACGATTCTTCGATGGTTGACAACCGGACAGAAAGAAAAATCCGGAATACTGCCCGCAGCGGGAGTTTCACAAGAAGAAATCATAGGTTCTGTAAAGTACGGACAGGTTATTGAAAAACACCTTTCAGGAAATACTTTACAAAACTTACAGCCAGAATTAGTAAAAAACGGAGCCATTGAGATCAGACCGTTCCTCGTAAGAGTGGAAAAAGTAGGAAACAAGATCTTCACAATCTGGTCGAATCTTATCATGAAGAAAAAAGAGAAGCGCCCATTGCTTATCAAATTCTTTAAGGTATATTTGATGGCTGCGATATGGGTTATTTCACCAATCGTATTGGTTTTACACCTGTTGACAACACCATTTTTTTGGTTTAAAAGAAAAAAACAAAGAGAATATTTACAAGGAATTAATTTAAAATAG